The DNA segment ATTCAGCCCCTTGTTTGCTCCTCTGAGCGGCCTTGAACCTGGACGCATGGCGACAGCGCACCAGCACCGTGACAAAGATCACAACAATGACCACCATGGCCCCAGCAACGATGGCAATCATGATGGTGAGATAGTCCTCGTTCTGATAAGGTTGACCACTATCTCCTATGTTCCGGTCCAGTGGGGTCTCCATAGTCCTACGGATCAAGTCATATATATATGAGGTGTTTCCAGCAGTGTCGTTCACATAAAGAAATACCAGCACGAGAGTGTGCAAAGCCTTAGGGTACCCCAGGTCACTTATGTTGACCACAAGACGGTGCAGGCCCACATCAGTAGGTGCTGGCTTCTCTTCTAAGGTGATATTGCCTGTTACTGGATCAATCCGAAATAATCCCTTGTTGTTCCCGCTCACTATGGTATACTTGAGTTCTGCATTCATTCCGGTGTCAATATCCACCGCAAACACTTCAGCAACCACAGAACCAGGAATGGCTGAGAGGGGCACCAACTTAAAGGAGGTGTTGGATGGTGGAGAAATGACAACTGGACTATTGTCATTGACATCCATGACATTGATAGTTACTTTTGCAGTAGAGGACCGTGGTGGCTGTCCCCCGTCGGTGGCTTTGACGTCAAACGTGTAGGAACTCTGCTGCTCTCTATCAAAGGAGACATTGGACTTTATGACTCCTGAATAGGGATCCAACACAAAATTTTCATTGTCATTTAGAATGGAAAGAGTCACAGCTTTATTCTCTCCAGCGTCTTCGTCTGTCACTGTGATTACCCCCACAGTACTATACTTTGGCAGATTCTCAGACACAAAAAACTGAAAGTGATTATGAGTAAACTTGGGGCTATTGTCATTCTCATCCAGAACAGTAACTATCACTGCTGCTTGGCTCTGGAGGGGAGGGGTCCCATTGTCCCTGGCAGTTACTGTAAAAATGAACCGCTCTTGTTCCTCCCTGTTAAAGACTCTGGAGGCTGTCAAAACTCCTGTCTTTCTGTCCAGATCAAAGAAGGAGGCATTCGGTCCAAGCTGATAAACAATGTCTGCATTTTTTCCACTGTCTTCATCTGTAGCACTAATAGTTGTTAAGTATAACCCACGTCGGTTGTTTTCAGAAACTGACAGCTCAATTACAGGCTGGTTGAAAATTGGTGGGTTGTCATTTTCATCCTCGAGCTTAACCCTTACCAGGGCAGTCTGATTCAAACTGGGCTTCCCCGAATCAGAGGCAACGATTTTAAAGCTGAATTCTTTGGTGCCCTCATAGTCCAGCAGAGAAGAGGTCTCTAGCAGATACTGGTTGTCATACACTGCCTTCAAATGAAATGGGACCTCTCTTTCAATAAAACAGATCACTTTGCCATTCACATCTGTGTCCTTATCTGAAACTGTAATGAGGGCAATCTTTGTATTGACAGGGTCTTTCTCAGAGAGATACACTGTGCCATTGATGGGACTTATAATGTACCTGAGGTCTATGTTTGGAGGGTTATCATTTACATCGGTGACATTGATGGTCACGGTGGCTCTGGCAGGAGTGGAGCTGCCGTCACTAGCCAGCACTGTCACTTTGTGAATGGCTGTCTCTTCCCTATCTAAAGACCTCTGAACTGTTATCAGCCCAGTTGTATTATTTAAAGCAAAGAGTCTTTTGGTTGCAGGGGCGACCTGGGCACCAAAAATATACCGGATTTCAGCATTACTGCCTATGTCTGCATCAGTGGCATGGAGCTGAATGACAGAGGTCCCCACAGGAGCATTCTCTGGAATATGCACTTCTACTTGACCCTCTTTAAACACTGGCCTGTTGTCATTGACATCACTTACTGTGACCTGGAGAATAGCTGTGCTCGATTTCTGTGGCGTGCCCCCATCCTCCACTTTGATTTTCATCACATAGGTATCTTTTTGTTCTCTATCCAAGTTCTGCTGAACAATCAATTGCGGCCACTTTTCTCCCTCCGGAGTTTCCACGATATCCAGTCCAAAAACACTCTGTCCATTTAGTAATTCATAATGCTGTACCCCATTGAAGCCCGTGTCAGGGTCTGTGGCTGATGGGATTGGAAAGCGGCTGTTGATCAAAGTGTTCTCTGGGATGGAAATATTGATGACAGGAGACGGAAACATGGGGGCATTATCATTGGTATCCTTGACAATGATCTTGATTTTGATCAGCCTGAAAAAGTCATTGGGGAGGATCACTACTTCAAGTTCAAAGAAGCACTCGTTCTCCTCAGCGTATGAAGCCCCAGCacagagtttctctctgtctATTCTGTTGGAGGTTGTGAAAATCTCCCCAGTGCTACTCGATACTTTCACCAGAGGGGCATCCCCAGCTTTTGAAACCagtctgtagacaaggctggcactGGTCCCCGTGGCAGCATTGATGTGAGAAATATTCAGATCCTTTGGTATATTTCCTATGGGCACATTTTCAGGCAATTCCTCTCTAATAGTGTAAATAAGTTCTTGAGCTATTGCGGAATCCAGCCTTAAACAGGCAATCAGAGCAGCCAACAGGTAAAAATCCCTCAGGTCCATGATAATGTCTTTATGTTCTTTTCCTGGATTTTAGAGTTTAAAGGTTCCCACTGAGGAGTGATGCACGAACTGCAAGAGGAAGTGTGCATGgactggagaaggaggaggaggaggaggaggaggcattaCATCTCATCTCTTATGTGGAGACAGCCACTGTCAACACAATTGTACAGACAATATTATTCTTCAGTAAATGAAAACACAGTCACCAAAACATCGAAGCACACTCTCCCTGCACATTAGTAAACATGGCAGTTTGCTCTGCCACAGTTTGTAAGTTAACTCTGTGGCCACTGAATATCCCCTGCTTGTTGCATTTGCCCAGAGAAAATGAAATTCATCTACTTTTGAATTAAGGACAGCAGCAGCTATTTTTACCTggaatccccccacccccacactgttttggttttattataACACTGTTTAATTCAAAGTGTGCATTCTTATTTTGCTTTCccacacaccccccacccccatttaacCCTCCTCCTGGTCTCTAGCCCACCTCCCCTAGTTGTTTGCGATGGAAAGAGCTCAAGTATTTAGCTATGATTGCTGCCAACTGCTTTGTCACATGTTAGATATGATGTGTTTTCTTCTCTGccacactgagtcatctcctcctcTCAAAAGACTGCTTTTCCTTCCTCCCAGTTCTTCAACTGTCTCATAATCCAACCCTCCTGGAAAATGAGCATTCGGACATGCTGCTGCAGCCGCAGCAACAGCAGTAGTCACTGGCCACTAAGGGTTCTCATTGCCTCAAAGCACAAAACCAAGACTTGGCATTTCTTCCTCGGAGGGTGCTCTCCTTTCTCCATATTTCCACATTGCCCCCGTTGAGataaataaacacattaaaactttttaaaaaacgtaTCCTAATAGACAATTGCTTATCACAGAGGTGGACCAGCATGCCGGGATGGAAGTGAAACACAGACAACATTCCTATGTAACATCacggtatttttttttctattgagcataaaagaacaaaaatgcagtTTCTTAATCCGGTGTCTCATTAGAATATTAGTAACATTTGCTACACATAAATACCGCAACCCGGTAACACACGTAGAAGAACTTCCGCTCAGATGCCCCTCTAACTGCAGTTTAAATGGGTGCAAGGCTCCAGGCAGCTACCCACCCGGAGTAAGACTGGTCAGC comes from the Mus musculus strain C57BL/6J chromosome 14, GRCm38.p6 C57BL/6J genome and includes:
- the Pcdh9 gene encoding protocadherin-9 isoform e precursor (isoform e precursor is encoded by transcript variant 5), whose translation is MDLRDFYLLAALIACLRLDSAIAQELIYTIREELPENVPIGNIPKDLNISHINAATGTSASLVYRLVSKAGDAPLVKVSSSTGEIFTTSNRIDREKLCAGASYAEENECFFELEVVILPNDFFRLIKIKIIVKDTNDNAPMFPSPVINISIPENTLINSRFPIPSATDPDTGFNGVQHYELLNGQSVFGLDIVETPEGEKWPQLIVQQNLDREQKDTYVMKIKVEDGGTPQKSSTAILQVTVSDVNDNRPVFKEGQVEVHIPENAPVGTSVIQLHATDADIGSNAEIRYIFGAQVAPATKRLFALNNTTGLITVQRSLDREETAIHKVTVLASDGSSTPARATVTINVTDVNDNPPNIDLRYIISPINGTVYLSEKDPVNTKIALITVSDKDTDVNGKVICFIEREVPFHLKAVYDNQYLLETSSLLDYEGTKEFSFKIVASDSGKPSLNQTALVRVKLEDENDNPPIFNQPVIELSVSENNRRGLYLTTISATDEDSGKNADIVYQLGPNASFFDLDRKTGVLTASRVFNREEQERFIFTVTARDNGTPPLQSQAAVIVTVLDENDNSPKFTHNHFQFFVSENLPKYSTVGVITVTDEDAGENKAVTLSILNDNENFVLDPYSGVIKSNVSFDREQQSSYTFDVKATDGGQPPRSSTAKVTINVMDVNDNSPVVISPPSNTSFKLVPLSAIPGSVVAEVFAVDIDTGMNAELKYTIVSGNNKGLFRIDPVTGNITLEEKPAPTDVGLHRLVVNISDLGYPKALHTLVLVFLYVNDTAGNTSYIYDLIRRTMETPLDRNIGDSGQPYQNEDYLTIMIAIVAGAMVVIVVIFVTVLVRCRHASRFKAAQRSKQGAEWMSPNQENKQNKKKKRKKRKSPKSSLLNFVTIEESKPDDAVHEPINGTISLPAELEEQGIGRFDWGPAPPTTFKPNSPDLAKHYKSASPQPAFHLKPDTPVSVKKHHVIQELPLDNTFVGGCDTLSKRSSTSSDHFSASECSSQGGFKTKGPLHTRQCNSYSKNDNIPVTHQKCPGSTSFHIRENEESHSEPQDEFYDQASPDKRTEADGNSDPNSDGPLGPRGLAEATEMCTQECLVLGHSDNCWMPPGLGPYQHPKSPLSTFAPQKEWIKKDKLVNGHTLTRAWKEDTNRNQFNDRKQYGSNEGHFNNGGHMADIPLANLKSYKQAGGTIESPKEHQL
- the Pcdh9 gene encoding protocadherin-9 isoform d precursor (isoform d precursor is encoded by transcript variant 4); protein product: MDLRDFYLLAALIACLRLDSAIAQELIYTIREELPENVPIGNIPKDLNISHINAATGTSASLVYRLVSKAGDAPLVKVSSSTGEIFTTSNRIDREKLCAGASYAEENECFFELEVVILPNDFFRLIKIKIIVKDTNDNAPMFPSPVINISIPENTLINSRFPIPSATDPDTGFNGVQHYELLNGQSVFGLDIVETPEGEKWPQLIVQQNLDREQKDTYVMKIKVEDGGTPQKSSTAILQVTVSDVNDNRPVFKEGQVEVHIPENAPVGTSVIQLHATDADIGSNAEIRYIFGAQVAPATKRLFALNNTTGLITVQRSLDREETAIHKVTVLASDGSSTPARATVTINVTDVNDNPPNIDLRYIISPINGTVYLSEKDPVNTKIALITVSDKDTDVNGKVICFIEREVPFHLKAVYDNQYLLETSSLLDYEGTKEFSFKIVASDSGKPSLNQTALVRVKLEDENDNPPIFNQPVIELSVSENNRRGLYLTTISATDEDSGKNADIVYQLGPNASFFDLDRKTGVLTASRVFNREEQERFIFTVTARDNGTPPLQSQAAVIVTVLDENDNSPKFTHNHFQFFVSENLPKYSTVGVITVTDEDAGENKAVTLSILNDNENFVLDPYSGVIKSNVSFDREQQSSYTFDVKATDGGQPPRSSTAKVTINVMDVNDNSPVVISPPSNTSFKLVPLSAIPGSVVAEVFAVDIDTGMNAELKYTIVSGNNKGLFRIDPVTGNITLEEKPAPTDVGLHRLVVNISDLGYPKALHTLVLVFLYVNDTAGNTSYIYDLIRRTMETPLDRNIGDSGQPYQNEDYLTIMIAIVAGAMVVIVVIFVTVLVRCRHASRFKAAQRSKQGAEWMSPNQENKQNKKKKRKKRKSPKSSLLNFVTIEESKPDDAVHEPINGTISLPAELEEQGIGRFDWGPAPPTTFKPNSPDLAKHYKSASPQPAFHLKPDTPVSVKKHHVIQELPLDNTFVGGCDTLSKRSSTSSDHFSASECSSQGGFKTKGPLHTRQPQDEFYDQASPDKRTEADGNSDPNSDGPLGPRGLAEATEMCTQECLVLGHSDNCWMPPGLGPYQHPKSPLSTFAPQKEWIKKDKLVNGHTLTRAWKEDTNRNQFNDRKQYGSNEGHFNNGGHMADIPLANLKSYKQAGGTIESPKEHQL
- the Pcdh9 gene encoding protocadherin-9 isoform b precursor (isoform b precursor is encoded by transcript variant 2) gives rise to the protein MDLRDFYLLAALIACLRLDSAIAQELIYTIREELPENVPIGNIPKDLNISHINAATGTSASLVYRLVSKAGDAPLVKVSSSTGEIFTTSNRIDREKLCAGASYAEENECFFELEVVILPNDFFRLIKIKIIVKDTNDNAPMFPSPVINISIPENTLINSRFPIPSATDPDTGFNGVQHYELLNGQSVFGLDIVETPEGEKWPQLIVQQNLDREQKDTYVMKIKVEDGGTPQKSSTAILQVTVSDVNDNRPVFKEGQVEVHIPENAPVGTSVIQLHATDADIGSNAEIRYIFGAQVAPATKRLFALNNTTGLITVQRSLDREETAIHKVTVLASDGSSTPARATVTINVTDVNDNPPNIDLRYIISPINGTVYLSEKDPVNTKIALITVSDKDTDVNGKVICFIEREVPFHLKAVYDNQYLLETSSLLDYEGTKEFSFKIVASDSGKPSLNQTALVRVKLEDENDNPPIFNQPVIELSVSENNRRGLYLTTISATDEDSGKNADIVYQLGPNASFFDLDRKTGVLTASRVFNREEQERFIFTVTARDNGTPPLQSQAAVIVTVLDENDNSPKFTHNHFQFFVSENLPKYSTVGVITVTDEDAGENKAVTLSILNDNENFVLDPYSGVIKSNVSFDREQQSSYTFDVKATDGGQPPRSSTAKVTINVMDVNDNSPVVISPPSNTSFKLVPLSAIPGSVVAEVFAVDIDTGMNAELKYTIVSGNNKGLFRIDPVTGNITLEEKPAPTDVGLHRLVVNISDLGYPKALHTLVLVFLYVNDTAGNTSYIYDLIRRTMETPLDRNIGDSGQPYQNEDYLTIMIAIVAGAMVVIVVIFVTVLVRCRHASRFKAAQRSKQGAEWMSPNQENKQNKKKKRKKRKSPKSSLLNFVTIEESKPDDAVHEPINGTISLPAELEEQGIGRFDWGPAPPTTFKPNSPDLAKHYKSASPQPAFHLKPDTPVSVKKHHVIQELPLDNTFVGGCDTLSKRSSTSSDHFSASECSSQGGFKTKGPLHTRQSQRRVTFHLPDGSQESCSDSGLGDHEPVGSGTLISHPLPLVQPQDEFYDQASPDKRTEADGNSDPNSDGPLGPRGLAEATEMCTQECLVLGHSDNCWMPPGLGPYQHPKSPLSTFAPQKEWIKKDKLVNGHTLTRAWKEDTNRNQFNDRKQYGSNEGHFNNGGHMADIPLANLKSYKQAGGTIESPKEHQL
- the Pcdh9 gene encoding protocadherin-9 isoform a precursor (isoform a precursor is encoded by transcript variant 1) → MDLRDFYLLAALIACLRLDSAIAQELIYTIREELPENVPIGNIPKDLNISHINAATGTSASLVYRLVSKAGDAPLVKVSSSTGEIFTTSNRIDREKLCAGASYAEENECFFELEVVILPNDFFRLIKIKIIVKDTNDNAPMFPSPVINISIPENTLINSRFPIPSATDPDTGFNGVQHYELLNGQSVFGLDIVETPEGEKWPQLIVQQNLDREQKDTYVMKIKVEDGGTPQKSSTAILQVTVSDVNDNRPVFKEGQVEVHIPENAPVGTSVIQLHATDADIGSNAEIRYIFGAQVAPATKRLFALNNTTGLITVQRSLDREETAIHKVTVLASDGSSTPARATVTINVTDVNDNPPNIDLRYIISPINGTVYLSEKDPVNTKIALITVSDKDTDVNGKVICFIEREVPFHLKAVYDNQYLLETSSLLDYEGTKEFSFKIVASDSGKPSLNQTALVRVKLEDENDNPPIFNQPVIELSVSENNRRGLYLTTISATDEDSGKNADIVYQLGPNASFFDLDRKTGVLTASRVFNREEQERFIFTVTARDNGTPPLQSQAAVIVTVLDENDNSPKFTHNHFQFFVSENLPKYSTVGVITVTDEDAGENKAVTLSILNDNENFVLDPYSGVIKSNVSFDREQQSSYTFDVKATDGGQPPRSSTAKVTINVMDVNDNSPVVISPPSNTSFKLVPLSAIPGSVVAEVFAVDIDTGMNAELKYTIVSGNNKGLFRIDPVTGNITLEEKPAPTDVGLHRLVVNISDLGYPKALHTLVLVFLYVNDTAGNTSYIYDLIRRTMETPLDRNIGDSGQPYQNEDYLTIMIAIVAGAMVVIVVIFVTVLVRCRHASRFKAAQRSKQGAEWMSPNQENKQNKKKKRKKRKSPKSSLLNFVTIEESKPDDAVHEPINGTISLPAELEEQGIGRFDWGPAPPTTFKPNSPDLAKHYKSASPQPAFHLKPDTPVSVKKHHVIQELPLDNTFVGGCDTLSKRSSTSSDHFSASECSSQGGFKTKGPLHTRQCNSYSKNDNIPVTHQKCPGSTSFHIRENEESHSESQRRVTFHLPDGSQESCSDSGLGDHEPVGSGTLISHPLPLVQPQDEFYDQASPDKRTEADGNSDPNSDGPLGPRGLAEATEMCTQECLVLGHSDNCWMPPGLGPYQHPKSPLSTFAPQKEWIKKDKLVNGHTLTRAWKEDTNRNQFNDRKQYGSNEGHFNNGGHMADIPLANLKSYKQAGGTIESPKEHQL
- the Pcdh9 gene encoding protocadherin-9 isoform X1, which codes for MDLRDFYLLAALIACLRLDSAIAQELIYTIREELPENVPIGNIPKDLNISHINAATGTSASLVYRLVSKAGDAPLVKVSSSTGEIFTTSNRIDREKLCAGASYAEENECFFELEVVILPNDFFRLIKIKIIVKDTNDNAPMFPSPVINISIPENTLINSRFPIPSATDPDTGFNGVQHYELLNGQSVFGLDIVETPEGEKWPQLIVQQNLDREQKDTYVMKIKVEDGGTPQKSSTAILQVTVSDVNDNRPVFKEGQVEVHIPENAPVGTSVIQLHATDADIGSNAEIRYIFGAQVAPATKRLFALNNTTGLITVQRSLDREETAIHKVTVLASDGSSTPARATVTINVTDVNDNPPNIDLRYIISPINGTVYLSEKDPVNTKIALITVSDKDTDVNGKVICFIEREVPFHLKAVYDNQYLLETSSLLDYEGTKEFSFKIVASDSGKPSLNQTALVRVKLEDENDNPPIFNQPVIELSVSENNRRGLYLTTISATDEDSGKNADIVYQLGPNASFFDLDRKTGVLTASRVFNREEQERFIFTVTARDNGTPPLQSQAAVIVTVLDENDNSPKFTHNHFQFFVSENLPKYSTVGVITVTDEDAGENKAVTLSILNDNENFVLDPYSGVIKSNVSFDREQQSSYTFDVKATDGGQPPRSSTAKVTINVMDVNDNSPVVISPPSNTSFKLVPLSAIPGSVVAEVFAVDIDTGMNAELKYTIVSGNNKGLFRIDPVTGNITLEEKPAPTDVGLHRLVVNISDLGYPKALHTLVLVFLYVNDTAGNTSYIYDLIRRTMETPLDRNIGDSGQPYQNEDYLTIMIAIVAGAMVVIVVIFVTVLVRCRHASRFKAAQRSKQGAEWMSPNQENKQNKKKKRKKRKSPKSSLLNFVTIEESKPDDAVHEPINGTISLPAELEEQGIGRFDWGPAPPTTFKPNSPDLAKHYKSASPQPAFHLKPDTPVSVKKHHVIQELPLDNTFVGGCDTLSKRSSTSSDHFSASECSSQGGFKTKGPLHTRQMDLWVPEV
- the Pcdh9 gene encoding protocadherin-9 isoform c (isoform c is encoded by transcript variant 3); protein product: MLIKIKIIVKDTNDNAPMFPSPVINISIPENTLINSRFPIPSATDPDTGFNGVQHYELLNGQSVFGLDIVETPEGEKWPQLIVQQNLDREQKDTYVMKIKVEDGGTPQKSSTAILQVTVSDVNDNRPVFKEGQVEVHIPENAPVGTSVIQLHATDADIGSNAEIRYIFGAQVAPATKRLFALNNTTGLITVQRSLDREETAIHKVTVLASDGSSTPARATVTINVTDVNDNPPNIDLRYIISPINGTVYLSEKDPVNTKIALITVSDKDTDVNGKVICFIEREVPFHLKAVYDNQYLLETSSLLDYEGTKEFSFKIVASDSGKPSLNQTALVRVKLEDENDNPPIFNQPVIELSVSENNRRGLYLTTISATDEDSGKNADIVYQLGPNASFFDLDRKTGVLTASRVFNREEQERFIFTVTARDNGTPPLQSQAAVIVTVLDENDNSPKFTHNHFQFFVSENLPKYSTVGVITVTDEDAGENKAVTLSILNDNENFVLDPYSGVIKSNVSFDREQQSSYTFDVKATDGGQPPRSSTAKVTINVMDVNDNSPVVISPPSNTSFKLVPLSAIPGSVVAEVFAVDIDTGMNAELKYTIVSGNNKGLFRIDPVTGNITLEEKPAPTDVGLHRLVVNISDLGYPKALHTLVLVFLYVNDTAGNTSYIYDLIRRTMETPLDRNIGDSGQPYQNEDYLTIMIAIVAGAMVVIVVIFVTVLVRCRHASRFKAAQRSKQGAEWMSPNQENKQNKKKKRKKRKSPKSSLLNFVTIEESKPDDAVHEPINGTISLPAELEEQGIGRFDWGPAPPTTFKPNSPDLAKHYKSASPQPAFHLKPDTPVSVKKHHVIQELPLDNTFVGGCDTLSKRSSTSSDHFSASECSSQGGFKTKGPLHTRQPQDEFYDQASPDKRTEADGNSDPNSDGPLGPRGLAEATEMCTQECLVLGHSDNCWMPPGLGPYQHPKSPLSTFAPQKEWIKKDKLVNGHTLTRAWKEDTNRNQFNDRKQYGSNEGHFNNGGHMADIPLANLKSYKQAGGTIESPKEHQL